The following are encoded in a window of Methylicorpusculum oleiharenae genomic DNA:
- a CDS encoding CIA30 family protein, which produces MGIKQLIPKHFILIILGVTRTVLANDLIIDDRKSGSLKSNLGIEWRVVTDRVMGGISSGTLTLDRYRGRDCLRMQGDVSTENNGGFVQIALSLSDQDHFDASIFAGIVIEVAGNNEEYNLHLRTSDLEFPWQSYRASFKATRDWQTFRIPFADLVAYKTTQKFRPDKLIRIGLVGIGRDFMADLCLASILFYSEDN; this is translated from the coding sequence ATGGGAATAAAACAACTCATCCCTAAACACTTCATATTGATAATCCTTGGGGTAACGAGAACGGTGTTGGCAAATGATTTAATAATTGATGACCGAAAAAGTGGCAGTCTGAAATCCAACCTGGGCATAGAATGGCGAGTGGTCACCGACCGGGTAATGGGCGGAATTTCCAGCGGCACGCTCACCCTGGATAGATACAGAGGAAGGGACTGCCTACGGATGCAAGGGGACGTCTCAACTGAGAACAACGGTGGTTTTGTGCAAATAGCTTTGTCATTGTCTGATCAAGACCACTTCGATGCATCAATTTTTGCCGGCATTGTCATAGAAGTAGCCGGCAACAACGAAGAATACAACCTGCATTTACGCACTTCAGACCTTGAATTCCCCTGGCAATCCTATCGTGCCAGCTTCAAAGCCACCCGCGACTGGCAAACCTTCCGCATTCCTTTTGCCGATTTGGTTGCCTATAAAACAACACAGAAATTCCGCCCGGATAAACTGATACGTATCGGACTGGTGGGTATCGGGCGAGACTTTATGGCCGATCTATGCCTCGCCTCTATCCTTTTTTATAGTGAGGATAATTAG